Proteins from a genomic interval of Ralstonia wenshanensis:
- a CDS encoding dihydroneopterin aldolase codes for MLSLLSHPRLSHCRRMFLRNYEVQINIGVHEFEKKGEQRVLINIELYVPLEHSSPTEDKLHEVVDYDFMRETVARRMAQGHIHLQETLCDDVLTAMLKHPHVLAARVSTEKPDVYPDCESVGVEVFRIKESG; via the coding sequence ATGCTTTCCCTGCTATCCCACCCGCGCCTGTCGCACTGCCGCCGCATGTTCCTGCGCAACTACGAAGTGCAGATCAACATCGGCGTGCACGAATTCGAGAAGAAGGGCGAGCAGCGCGTCCTGATCAACATCGAGCTGTACGTGCCGCTGGAGCATTCGTCTCCGACGGAAGACAAGCTGCACGAAGTGGTGGATTACGACTTCATGCGCGAGACCGTGGCGCGCCGCATGGCGCAAGGCCATATCCATCTGCAGGAGACGCTGTGCGATGACGTGCTGACTGCGATGCTCAAGCACCCGCATGTGCTGGCTGCGCGGGTGTCGACGGAGAAGCCGGATGTGTATCCGGATTGTGAGTCGGTGGGGGTGGAGGTGTTTCGGATTAAAGAGTCGGGCTGA
- a CDS encoding SDR family oxidoreductase, which produces MAQTPNQSTAESAAESAAQRRIALVTGAGRRVGRVIALALARHGWDVAVHCHRSRAEADAVAAEIVAIGRRAAVLQADLSDEAAAGRLIADCIAALGTPTCLVNNASLFQYDVATSFSYASLDTHMRTNVAAPLLLSRELHRALTADGAQGHGVVINLLDQKLDNLNPDFLSYTLSKAALSTATMQLAQALAPALRVVGVAPGITMVSGDQSQGGFARAHQMTPLGQSSTPEDIAEAVCYLATARAVTGTTLFVDGGQHLMPLARDVMFLTE; this is translated from the coding sequence ATGGCGCAGACGCCCAACCAGTCCACTGCGGAATCGGCCGCAGAATCCGCTGCACAGCGGCGCATCGCCCTCGTCACAGGCGCAGGCCGCCGCGTGGGGCGCGTCATTGCCCTGGCGCTGGCCCGGCACGGCTGGGACGTGGCCGTGCATTGCCACCGCTCGCGCGCCGAGGCCGACGCCGTGGCCGCCGAGATCGTCGCCATCGGCCGCCGCGCCGCCGTGCTGCAGGCCGACCTGTCGGACGAAGCCGCCGCCGGACGCCTGATTGCCGATTGCATCGCTGCACTGGGTACGCCCACTTGCCTGGTCAACAACGCGTCGCTGTTCCAGTACGACGTGGCGACCAGCTTCAGCTACGCGTCGCTCGATACGCACATGCGCACCAACGTGGCGGCGCCGCTGCTGCTGTCGCGCGAGCTGCACCGGGCGCTGACTGCCGATGGCGCCCAGGGCCACGGCGTCGTCATCAATCTGCTCGACCAGAAGCTCGACAATCTGAACCCGGATTTCCTCTCGTACACGCTGTCGAAGGCGGCGCTGTCGACGGCCACGATGCAGCTGGCGCAAGCGCTGGCACCGGCGTTGCGCGTGGTGGGCGTGGCGCCGGGCATCACGATGGTGTCGGGCGACCAGTCGCAAGGCGGGTTTGCGCGCGCGCACCAGATGACGCCGCTGGGCCAGTCGTCCACGCCGGAAGACATCGCTGAGGCGGTGTGCTACCTCGCCACCGCCCGCGCCGTGACCGGCACTACGCTGTTCGTCGACGGAGGCCAGCACCTGATGCCGCTGGCCCGCGACGTGATGTTCCTCACTGAATAA
- a CDS encoding class I SAM-dependent methyltransferase, translating to MSKTVSLPLPNEAAQAQSAHLFAVIADAIAAAGGWLPFDRYMELALYAPGLGYYSGGAAKFGRRVEDGGDFITAPELTPFFGRTVAHQIAQVLQTLPEGQRHVLEFGAGTGKLAADILTELDALGARPDSYGIVELSGELRQRQQERLNALGPELGALAQWHDTLPAPFSGVMVGNEVLDAMPVSLWARRSGVWHQRGVTLDADNGLQWEDRLVDPSEVPAKLAALPGADDLVTESHEAAEGFIRSAGAALERGLLLLIDYGFPAAEYYHAHRANGTLMCHYRQHAHDDPFWLPGLQDITAHVDFSGIAQAGQEAGLELLGYTSQARFLLSSGVGALLMTLDPSDPMQFLPAANAVQKLLSEAEMGELFKAIALGKGIDAALPLAGFTDADRSNRLG from the coding sequence ATGAGCAAAACCGTGAGTCTACCGCTTCCCAACGAGGCGGCGCAGGCGCAGTCCGCGCACCTGTTCGCCGTGATCGCCGACGCCATTGCGGCCGCCGGCGGCTGGCTTCCATTCGACCGCTACATGGAACTGGCGCTCTATGCGCCCGGCCTGGGCTATTACAGCGGCGGCGCGGCCAAATTCGGCCGCCGCGTGGAAGACGGCGGCGACTTCATCACCGCGCCTGAACTGACACCGTTCTTCGGCCGCACCGTGGCGCACCAGATCGCGCAGGTGCTGCAGACATTGCCCGAAGGCCAGCGCCACGTGCTGGAATTTGGCGCCGGCACCGGCAAGCTGGCCGCCGATATCCTCACCGAACTCGATGCGCTGGGCGCGCGGCCCGACAGCTATGGCATCGTCGAGCTCTCTGGCGAGCTTCGCCAGCGCCAGCAGGAACGCCTGAACGCGCTGGGCCCCGAGCTGGGCGCCCTCGCGCAGTGGCATGACACGTTGCCCGCGCCGTTCAGCGGCGTGATGGTCGGCAACGAAGTGCTTGATGCGATGCCCGTGTCGCTTTGGGCGCGGCGCAGCGGCGTGTGGCACCAGCGCGGCGTGACGCTCGACGCCGACAACGGCCTGCAATGGGAAGACCGGCTCGTTGATCCGTCGGAAGTGCCTGCCAAGCTGGCTGCCCTGCCCGGCGCCGATGATCTCGTCACCGAATCGCACGAAGCCGCCGAGGGCTTCATCCGCAGCGCCGGCGCGGCACTTGAGCGCGGTCTGCTGCTGCTGATCGACTACGGTTTCCCGGCCGCCGAGTACTACCACGCGCACCGCGCCAACGGCACGCTCATGTGCCACTACCGGCAGCACGCGCACGACGATCCGTTCTGGCTGCCCGGCCTGCAGGACATCACCGCGCACGTCGATTTTTCGGGGATCGCCCAGGCGGGCCAGGAGGCCGGGCTGGAGCTGCTCGGCTATACGAGCCAGGCGCGCTTTCTGCTGAGCTCCGGCGTCGGCGCGCTGCTGATGACGCTTGATCCGTCCGACCCGATGCAGTTTCTGCCGGCGGCCAACGCCGTGCAGAAACTGCTGTCGGAAGCGGAAATGGGCGAACTGTTCAAGGCCATTGCGCTGGGCAAAGGCATCGATGCGGCACTGCCGCTGGCCGGTTTTACGGATGCCGACCGCTCGAACCGCTTGGGTTAG
- a CDS encoding ABC transporter ATP-binding protein — protein MSAASHDGQPHARNGDYAIDVQGLNKHFGDKHVVKDLSMQVARGEIFGFLGPNGSGKTTSIRMMCGLLTPDSGSGSCLGYDILKQSAQIKRRVGYMTQRFSYWDDLSIRENLDFVARLYEMPNRREAVDNALENLGLASRAKQLAGSLSGGWKQRLALAACMLHKPELLLLDEPTAGVDPKARRDFWEELHRLAAEGISVLVSTHYMDEAERCHKLAYIAYGELLAHGTTDEVIAGQRLSTWAVSGGNVVELGRKLEGQPGVDQTVAFGSVLHVTGADAQALEGTLRKLAGESGMRADPINTGLEDVFIHMMKRSSDNYGAQP, from the coding sequence ATGAGCGCTGCCAGCCACGACGGTCAACCGCACGCTCGCAATGGCGACTACGCCATCGACGTGCAAGGCCTGAACAAGCACTTCGGCGACAAGCACGTTGTGAAAGACCTCTCCATGCAAGTCGCGCGCGGTGAGATCTTCGGCTTTCTGGGCCCCAACGGCAGCGGCAAGACCACGTCAATCCGCATGATGTGCGGGCTGCTGACGCCCGACAGCGGCAGCGGCTCGTGCCTGGGGTACGACATCCTCAAGCAGTCGGCGCAGATCAAGCGGCGCGTCGGCTACATGACGCAGCGGTTCTCGTATTGGGATGATCTTTCCATTCGCGAGAACCTGGATTTCGTCGCGCGCCTGTACGAGATGCCCAATCGGCGAGAGGCGGTGGACAACGCGCTCGAGAACCTCGGGCTGGCATCGCGCGCCAAGCAACTCGCGGGTTCGCTGTCGGGCGGCTGGAAGCAACGCCTGGCGTTGGCTGCCTGCATGCTCCACAAGCCCGAACTGCTGCTGCTCGACGAGCCCACCGCCGGTGTCGACCCGAAAGCGCGCCGCGACTTCTGGGAAGAGCTGCACCGGCTGGCGGCGGAGGGCATCTCGGTGCTCGTCAGCACGCACTACATGGACGAGGCCGAGCGCTGCCACAAGCTCGCCTACATCGCGTATGGCGAACTGCTCGCACACGGTACTACCGATGAGGTGATCGCCGGGCAGCGCCTGTCGACGTGGGCGGTCTCGGGTGGCAATGTGGTTGAGCTGGGCCGTAAGCTGGAAGGGCAGCCCGGCGTGGATCAGACCGTCGCGTTTGGCTCGGTGCTGCACGTGACCGGCGCCGATGCGCAAGCGCTGGAGGGCACGTTGCGCAAGCTCGCTGGGGAATCTGGCATGCGCGCCGATCCCATCAACACCGGCCTCGAAGACGTGTTCATCCACATGATGAAGCGCTCCTCCGACAACTACGGGGCGCAGCCATGA
- a CDS encoding HlyD family secretion protein, with product MRQALCIGRAGWFAVASAAAMALAGCAKQDNHTYQGYVEGEFVYVASPVGGRLEHLGVQRGQTVNAGAPLFALESVDETAARQQAAAQLQGAEAQLADLNVGKRVPEVDAVRAQLAQAVAADKLSSMQLARDEAQFRAGGIAQSQLDASRSTAQSNAQRVRELTNQLRIAQLPARNDQIRAQSAQVEAARAAVAQAQWRLDQKAQKATQGGLVFDTLYREGEWVGAGSPVVRMLPPANVKVRFFVPQGVVGALKPGQAARLHCDGCAADINATVTYIATEAEYTPPVIYSNTTRDKLVFMVEARPAVVDGPKLRPGQPVEVTLP from the coding sequence ATGCGGCAAGCGTTGTGCATCGGCAGGGCAGGGTGGTTTGCGGTGGCATCGGCCGCAGCGATGGCCCTGGCGGGCTGCGCCAAACAAGACAACCACACCTACCAGGGCTATGTGGAGGGCGAGTTCGTCTATGTGGCATCGCCCGTGGGTGGGCGGCTCGAACATCTTGGCGTGCAGCGCGGGCAGACCGTCAACGCAGGGGCGCCGCTCTTTGCGCTGGAATCGGTGGACGAGACGGCAGCTCGCCAGCAGGCAGCCGCGCAACTGCAAGGCGCCGAAGCGCAACTCGCCGATCTGAACGTCGGCAAGCGTGTGCCGGAGGTGGATGCGGTGCGCGCGCAACTGGCGCAAGCCGTGGCGGCGGACAAGCTTTCGTCGATGCAGCTGGCGCGAGACGAGGCGCAGTTCCGCGCAGGTGGCATCGCACAATCGCAACTCGATGCAAGCCGCTCGACCGCACAGTCCAACGCACAGCGCGTGCGTGAACTGACCAACCAGTTGCGCATTGCCCAGTTGCCAGCACGCAATGATCAGATTCGCGCGCAATCCGCACAGGTAGAAGCCGCACGCGCCGCAGTGGCGCAAGCGCAGTGGCGGCTCGATCAGAAAGCGCAGAAGGCTACGCAGGGCGGGCTCGTGTTCGACACGCTGTATCGCGAAGGCGAGTGGGTCGGCGCCGGCAGCCCTGTGGTGCGCATGCTGCCGCCGGCCAACGTGAAGGTGCGCTTCTTTGTGCCGCAAGGCGTGGTCGGCGCGCTTAAGCCTGGGCAAGCCGCGCGCCTGCACTGCGATGGCTGTGCGGCCGATATCAATGCCACGGTCACGTACATCGCAACGGAAGCCGAATACACGCCGCCCGTCATCTACAGCAACACGACGCGCGACAAGCTTGTCTTCATGGTGGAAGCGCGTCCCGCCGTGGTCGATGGGCCGAAGCTGCGCCCAGGCCAGCCTGTGGAGGTCACGCTGCCATGA
- a CDS encoding LysR family transcriptional regulator — protein MSHSPLRYLHSFLTVANEGSFVRAADRLAVSQPALSYQMRQLEQWLGVPLFERSGRKLVLTRAGTSVRAWCRDAFAGLDELRAALHSGEMERVSLKLASGSSFGRYVLMPALLTPSPESDAPLLDDVRLELAFGSDEEVFSHVESGRADLGFVYTPRTSRLFEHHAVYTEEFVLACSAGALREHAAPRTLADCAALPFVTYDESDAVYGLWFKALFRRMPETTVSAHHVSDLEEVSTLVEAGMGWSVLPLHAIQDAVERGRLHVVRPIVARRCLNTVFAVRRTSSFPSEAQDRLLVRLAQLDAAARV, from the coding sequence ATGTCGCACTCGCCGCTGCGCTATCTGCATAGTTTCCTGACCGTCGCCAACGAGGGCAGCTTCGTGCGGGCCGCCGATCGCTTGGCCGTGTCGCAGCCAGCGCTGTCGTATCAGATGCGGCAGCTGGAGCAGTGGCTCGGCGTGCCGCTGTTTGAGCGCTCCGGGCGGAAGCTCGTGCTCACGCGTGCCGGCACGTCGGTGCGTGCGTGGTGTCGCGATGCGTTTGCCGGGCTGGATGAGCTGCGTGCCGCCTTGCACAGCGGCGAGATGGAGCGCGTGTCGCTCAAGTTGGCGAGCGGCTCCAGTTTCGGGCGCTACGTGCTGATGCCGGCGCTGCTGACACCGTCGCCCGAATCCGATGCGCCGCTTCTCGACGACGTGCGCCTGGAACTCGCCTTCGGCAGCGACGAAGAGGTCTTCAGCCATGTCGAATCCGGCCGCGCCGATCTCGGCTTCGTCTACACGCCGCGCACCTCGCGCCTGTTTGAGCACCACGCTGTCTATACCGAGGAATTCGTGCTGGCGTGCAGCGCTGGCGCACTGCGTGAGCACGCTGCACCACGTACGCTGGCCGACTGCGCTGCGCTGCCCTTCGTCACCTACGACGAATCGGATGCGGTCTACGGGCTGTGGTTCAAGGCGCTGTTCCGGCGCATGCCCGAGACGACCGTCAGCGCACATCACGTCTCCGACTTGGAAGAGGTGAGCACCTTGGTAGAGGCCGGCATGGGCTGGTCGGTGCTGCCGCTGCACGCCATTCAGGATGCGGTGGAGCGCGGGCGCCTGCACGTCGTACGCCCGATCGTGGCGCGGCGCTGCCTGAATACCGTGTTCGCCGTGCGCCGCACATCGAGCTTTCCGAGCGAAGCGCAAGACCGCTTGCTCGTGCGGCTTGCGCAGCTTGACGCAGCGGCGCGCGTGTAG
- a CDS encoding ABC transporter permease, with protein MKPDGNRFSFVRWWSVVLKEFLQLRRDRVTFAMMIGIPIMQLFLFGFAINADPKHLLTGVIAADQSEFTRSFLASMRNSDYFDLATTLPDETAGREALAKGQLQFVVSIPPDFTRKLVRGEKPSLLVEADATDPAATGLAVASLSQLVQGVVSKDMKGALSPLAGGAGGSASTASPFDVRIHKLYNPEGITQYNIIPGLMGTILTMTMVMMTGLAMTRERERGTMENLLATPVHPLEVMTGKIVPYIFIGLVQVTIILLMAVFVFHVPFVGSVWMVYVSALLFIVASLTVGITLSSLAQNQLQATQLTFFYFLPNILLSGFMFPFVGMPKWAQVIGNLLPMTYFNRLTRGILLKGNGWFELWPSIWPLMVFTVVVLGVALRFYRKTLD; from the coding sequence ATGAAGCCGGACGGCAACCGCTTTTCGTTCGTGCGCTGGTGGAGCGTGGTGCTCAAGGAGTTCCTCCAACTGCGCCGCGACCGCGTGACGTTCGCCATGATGATCGGCATTCCGATCATGCAGCTGTTCCTGTTCGGCTTTGCCATCAACGCCGACCCGAAGCACCTGCTGACCGGCGTGATTGCCGCAGACCAGAGCGAGTTCACGCGCAGCTTCCTGGCAAGCATGCGCAACTCCGACTACTTCGACTTGGCAACCACGCTGCCGGACGAAACCGCGGGGCGTGAGGCGTTGGCCAAGGGGCAGCTGCAGTTTGTCGTATCGATCCCGCCGGACTTCACGCGCAAGCTCGTGCGCGGCGAGAAGCCCTCGCTGCTCGTGGAAGCCGATGCCACCGACCCCGCCGCTACTGGCCTGGCCGTGGCCTCGCTTTCGCAACTGGTGCAGGGTGTCGTCAGCAAGGATATGAAGGGCGCGTTGTCACCGCTGGCAGGTGGCGCGGGCGGCTCCGCGAGCACCGCATCGCCATTCGATGTGCGCATCCACAAGCTCTACAACCCGGAAGGCATTACGCAGTACAACATCATCCCCGGCCTGATGGGCACCATCCTCACGATGACCATGGTGATGATGACGGGCCTGGCCATGACGCGCGAGCGCGAGCGCGGCACGATGGAAAACCTGCTCGCCACCCCGGTGCATCCGCTGGAGGTGATGACGGGCAAGATCGTCCCATACATCTTCATCGGGCTGGTGCAGGTGACGATCATCCTGCTGATGGCGGTCTTCGTTTTCCACGTGCCGTTTGTCGGCAGCGTGTGGATGGTCTACGTGTCGGCGCTGCTGTTTATCGTGGCGAGCCTGACGGTGGGGATCACGCTGTCGTCGCTCGCGCAGAACCAGCTGCAGGCGACGCAGCTGACGTTCTTCTACTTCCTGCCGAACATCTTGCTCTCCGGCTTCATGTTTCCGTTCGTGGGCATGCCGAAGTGGGCGCAAGTGATCGGCAACCTGCTGCCCATGACGTACTTCAACCGGCTCACGCGCGGCATTTTGCTCAAGGGCAACGGCTGGTTCGAGCTGTGGCCGAGCATTTGGCCGTTGATGGTGTTTACGGTGGTGGTGTTGGGGGTGGCGTTGCGGTTTTATCGCAAGACGTTGGATTGA
- the rocD gene encoding ornithine--oxo-acid transaminase → MTTAMQHPSYALEDRYGARNYAPLPVMLERGEGVWLFDTDGRRYLDMMSAYSAVSFGHSHPKLVAALTEQAGRLTLTSRAFHNVELGPFLADVCRITRMDRALPMNTGAEAVETAIKAARKWARDVKGLAPEAAEIIVFENNFHGRTTTIVGFSSHDQYRYGFGPFAAGFRRIPFGDADALRAAIGPNTGAILMEPVQGEGGIVEPPAGYLKLARELATQHNVLLVCDEVQTGLGRTGDVLASWHEGVDADLVVLGKALGGGMVPVSAIAGREAVIGVFQPGDHGSTFGGNPLAAHIGRAALALLMEEQLPQRAARVGAAFINELKTLVGHGVRQVRGRGLLIGLQLDAEIDAHDFAFALAERGVLTKDTNGNVVRLTPPLVIGEAELSLALEAIRQTLAGWPRRKVA, encoded by the coding sequence ATGACGACCGCAATGCAACATCCGAGCTATGCATTGGAAGACCGTTACGGCGCACGCAACTACGCGCCCTTGCCGGTCATGCTGGAACGCGGCGAAGGCGTGTGGCTCTTCGATACCGATGGCCGGCGCTACCTCGACATGATGTCGGCGTACTCAGCCGTCAGCTTCGGGCATTCGCATCCGAAACTCGTTGCTGCGTTGACGGAACAGGCTGGCCGGCTGACGCTGACGTCGCGCGCCTTCCACAACGTCGAGCTGGGCCCGTTCCTGGCCGACGTCTGCCGGATCACGCGCATGGACCGCGCGCTGCCCATGAACACCGGCGCCGAAGCCGTCGAAACCGCCATCAAGGCCGCGCGCAAGTGGGCACGCGACGTAAAAGGCCTGGCACCCGAGGCGGCCGAGATCATCGTCTTCGAGAACAATTTCCACGGCCGCACGACGACGATCGTCGGGTTCTCCTCGCACGATCAATATCGCTACGGATTCGGCCCCTTCGCCGCAGGCTTCCGGCGCATCCCGTTTGGCGACGCCGATGCGCTGCGCGCCGCCATCGGCCCCAACACGGGCGCCATCCTGATGGAGCCTGTGCAGGGCGAAGGCGGCATCGTCGAACCGCCTGCGGGCTACCTCAAACTCGCCCGCGAACTGGCCACCCAGCACAACGTGCTGCTCGTGTGCGACGAGGTGCAGACGGGCCTCGGCCGTACCGGCGATGTGCTGGCCAGCTGGCATGAAGGCGTTGACGCCGACTTGGTGGTGCTTGGCAAGGCGCTTGGGGGCGGCATGGTCCCTGTGTCGGCCATCGCGGGGCGCGAGGCGGTCATCGGCGTGTTCCAGCCGGGCGACCATGGCTCCACGTTTGGCGGCAACCCGCTTGCAGCGCACATCGGACGCGCGGCACTTGCCTTGCTGATGGAAGAACAACTGCCACAGCGTGCCGCCCGCGTGGGCGCAGCGTTCATCAATGAACTGAAAACGCTGGTCGGCCATGGCGTGCGGCAAGTGCGTGGACGCGGCTTGTTGATCGGCCTGCAGCTCGACGCCGAGATCGACGCACACGACTTCGCCTTCGCGCTGGCCGAGCGCGGCGTGCTGACCAAGGACACCAACGGCAACGTGGTCCGCCTGACACCGCCGCTGGTGATTGGCGAAGCTGAACTGTCACTGGCGCTGGAAGCCATCCGCCAGACGCTGGCAGGGTGGCCGCGCCGCAAGGTGGCGTGA
- a CDS encoding arginase: MTIIDLIGAAIGCGAQDDGCKDGPRALLEAGALARLQTPDVRATLVHDIELATSAGHSRSARLAALPGVAGFSRALGDATAHSVHQGHVPVVIGGDHSCAIGTWSGVADALRPKGPLGLIWIDAHLDSHTPQTSDSGAIHGMPLAALLGHGAAALTQIRDAAPKLLPEHVVVIGARSYEPAERALLDLLGVRVIDAAEVARNGLRAVMADAIRQVKSGTAAFGVTLDLDAFDPAVAPGVGTPETDGLTAYGMAQALAACARDARFAAFELVEYNPRHDKGGITARLALDLLANVAGALHAQRREYATAA, from the coding sequence ATGACCATCATCGATCTGATCGGCGCGGCCATCGGCTGCGGCGCGCAAGACGACGGCTGCAAGGACGGCCCGCGTGCGCTGCTGGAAGCCGGCGCCCTGGCGCGATTGCAGACGCCAGACGTGCGCGCCACGCTCGTGCACGACATCGAACTGGCGACCTCCGCGGGGCACAGCCGCTCGGCGCGCCTGGCGGCGCTCCCGGGCGTTGCGGGTTTCTCGCGCGCGCTTGGCGATGCGACGGCGCACAGCGTGCACCAGGGGCATGTGCCCGTGGTGATCGGCGGCGACCACTCGTGCGCCATCGGCACGTGGTCCGGCGTGGCAGACGCCTTGCGGCCGAAGGGTCCGCTTGGCCTGATCTGGATCGACGCCCACCTCGACAGCCATACACCGCAGACGAGCGATTCCGGCGCCATCCACGGCATGCCGCTGGCGGCGCTCCTCGGCCACGGCGCGGCGGCCCTCACGCAAATCCGAGATGCCGCGCCAAAGCTGTTGCCTGAACACGTCGTGGTGATCGGCGCGCGCAGCTATGAACCGGCCGAACGCGCGTTGCTGGATCTGCTCGGCGTGCGCGTCATCGACGCCGCCGAAGTGGCACGCAACGGCCTGCGCGCCGTCATGGCCGACGCCATCCGGCAGGTCAAATCGGGCACTGCGGCCTTTGGCGTGACACTCGATCTCGACGCCTTCGACCCCGCCGTCGCACCCGGCGTCGGCACACCCGAAACGGACGGCCTCACCGCTTACGGCATGGCCCAGGCGCTCGCCGCCTGCGCACGGGATGCACGTTTCGCCGCATTCGAATTGGTGGAATACAACCCGCGCCACGACAAGGGCGGGATCACAGCGCGTCTGGCCCTGGACCTGCTGGCCAACGTAGCGGGCGCGTTGCACGCCCAGCGCCGCGAATACGCGACGGCGGCTTGA
- a CDS encoding muropeptide transporter, translating into MTFHDYLDIFRNRRIGAMLLLGFASGLPLALTSGTLQAWMTVEGLDIRTIGLFSLVGQAYIFKFLWAPLMDRFTPPLMGRRRGWLVLTQAGLVASIAAMAFTPPHAALWALAGLAVLVAFLSASQDIVFDAYSTDVLHSSERGVGAAVKVLGYRLAMLVSGGLALYLADRVMGWSNMYLLMAGLMALGIFTTLWSPEPDVSARPPRSLQEAVVGPLRDFFSRRGAWALLALIVLYKLGDAFAGSLSTTFLIRGVGFSAGEVGIVNKTLGLAATIVGALYGGTLMVRLGLVRALLLFGVLQAVSNLGYWVLAVTPQHLWTMGVAIGIENICGGMGTAAFVALLMALCNRSFSATQYALLSALASIGRVYVGPTSGYLVEAYGWPAFYLMTVAFAFPGLVLLWWMRGTIGRYEAEQNERALEAQAAKAASA; encoded by the coding sequence ATGACCTTCCACGATTACCTCGATATTTTCCGAAACCGCCGCATCGGCGCGATGTTGCTGCTGGGCTTTGCCTCCGGCCTGCCGCTGGCGCTGACCTCGGGCACGCTGCAGGCGTGGATGACGGTGGAAGGGCTCGATATCCGCACCATCGGACTGTTCTCGCTGGTGGGGCAGGCGTACATCTTCAAGTTCCTCTGGGCGCCGCTGATGGACCGCTTCACGCCGCCCCTCATGGGCCGTCGTCGCGGCTGGCTGGTCCTGACGCAGGCCGGGCTGGTGGCGTCGATTGCCGCCATGGCCTTCACGCCGCCGCACGCCGCGCTCTGGGCGCTGGCGGGGCTGGCCGTGCTGGTGGCGTTTTTGTCCGCGTCGCAGGACATCGTCTTCGATGCCTACAGCACCGATGTGCTGCATTCGAGCGAGCGCGGTGTCGGCGCGGCCGTGAAGGTGCTCGGCTACCGGCTGGCGATGCTGGTGTCGGGCGGCCTGGCGCTGTATCTGGCCGATCGCGTCATGGGCTGGAGCAACATGTACCTGCTGATGGCGGGGCTCATGGCGTTGGGTATCTTCACGACACTGTGGTCGCCCGAGCCTGATGTGTCGGCGCGCCCGCCGCGCAGCCTGCAGGAAGCGGTGGTCGGGCCGCTGCGGGACTTTTTCTCGAGGCGTGGCGCCTGGGCGCTGCTGGCGTTGATCGTGCTCTACAAGCTGGGCGATGCGTTTGCGGGCAGCCTGTCGACCACGTTCCTGATCCGCGGCGTCGGTTTTTCCGCCGGCGAGGTCGGCATCGTCAACAAGACGCTCGGCTTGGCAGCGACCATCGTGGGCGCGCTGTATGGCGGCACGCTGATGGTGCGGCTGGGGCTGGTGCGCGCGCTGCTGCTCTTTGGCGTGCTGCAGGCGGTGTCGAACCTGGGCTACTGGGTGCTGGCCGTGACGCCGCAGCATCTGTGGACGATGGGGGTGGCCATCGGCATCGAGAACATCTGCGGCGGCATGGGCACGGCGGCCTTTGTGGCCTTGCTGATGGCGCTGTGCAACCGGTCGTTCTCGGCGACGCAGTATGCGCTGCTGTCAGCGCTGGCCTCCATCGGCCGCGTGTACGTCGGACCAACCTCGGGCTACCTTGTTGAAGCCTATGGATGGCCGGCGTTTTATCTGATGACCGTGGCGTTTGCCTTCCCCGGCCTGGTCCTGCTGTGGTGGATGCGCGGCACGATCGGCCGCTATGAGGCCGAGCAGAACGAACGCGCCTTGGAAGCCCAAGCGGCCAAGGCCGCGTCAGCCTGA
- a CDS encoding TetR/AcrR family transcriptional regulator, with product MATRKPSTRGPGRPRRQDGATQDDLRDRLLDIAVTLFARDGVGPTTLAAIAREAGVTAPMVHYHFKTRDQLLDAVVEGRIRPLVDQVTGPALAIIADDAHLPDLAQTVAGVAQRMVAVATATPWFPTLWIREIASEGGQLRERVFARIALERATLLVDRIARAQAAGAVNAALQPPLVMVSLIGLAMLPLATRALWGRLPLADRVSDEDIGRHVAALLLHGIGPVAAPADGAGKKAKPKPKPKSKARK from the coding sequence ATGGCAACCCGCAAACCTTCCACGCGCGGCCCAGGCCGCCCCCGTCGCCAGGATGGCGCAACGCAGGACGACCTCCGTGACCGCCTGCTCGACATCGCCGTCACCTTGTTTGCGCGCGATGGCGTCGGCCCGACCACGCTTGCCGCCATCGCGCGCGAAGCCGGGGTGACGGCGCCGATGGTGCATTACCACTTCAAGACGCGCGATCAATTGCTCGATGCGGTGGTGGAGGGGCGCATCCGCCCGTTGGTCGACCAGGTGACGGGCCCGGCGCTGGCGATCATCGCCGATGACGCGCATCTGCCCGACCTTGCGCAGACCGTGGCCGGCGTGGCGCAGCGCATGGTGGCGGTGGCGACGGCCACGCCGTGGTTTCCGACGCTGTGGATTCGCGAGATCGCCAGCGAGGGCGGCCAGTTGCGCGAGCGCGTGTTCGCTCGCATCGCGCTGGAGCGCGCCACGTTGCTGGTCGACCGCATTGCGCGCGCGCAGGCGGCCGGCGCGGTGAACGCGGCGCTGCAGCCGCCGCTGGTGATGGTGTCGTTGATCGGCCTGGCGATGCTGCCGCTGGCGACGCGCGCGCTGTGGGGGCGCCTGCCGTTGGCGGACCGCGTCAGCGACGAGGACATCGGCCGGCACGTGGCCGCGCTGCTGCTGCACGGCATCGGCCCCGTCGCGGCGCCTGCGGACGGCGCCGGCAAGAAAGCGAAGCCCAAGCCCAAGCCAAAGAGCAAGGCGCGCAAGTAG